From Candidatus Manganitrophus morganii, the proteins below share one genomic window:
- a CDS encoding FAD-dependent oxidoreductase, which yields MTNQSKLRVVVIGNGMAGIAAVEALLKTGTPLSITLFGDEPQTHYNRILLSDLLAGKTEAERIFTRPRNWYAERGIHAQLGLAISAVDPAAKYVTNADGGATPYDALILAVGGVPFVPPIPGREKKGVILFRTLEETERIVAAARSSRRAVVIGGGLLGLEAARGLINYGVSVTVAHLGDRLMEQQLDPAGASLLKRELERMGIRVLLKTTAEAILGEEQVAGVRLTSGEDLPAGMALICTGIRPNLTLARQIGLRTNRGILVDDRMETSLPGIFAVGDVIEHREKTYGLIAPLKEQGEVLADVLTGKDQRRYGGTLCATTLKVAGIHLTSAGDFIGGRGAEELIFVDTEKAIYKKCVIRQNRLAGMILLGDNKDSPRLFNLIQKGEDIGEIKSSLLGNVSVEGGAGAASGVAALRETDLVCNCNSVTKGTILAAIREKGLKTRDEVAACTQATTGCGSCSQLVEDLLGEATKAPAKTPATAIVAEKSPTKTGPGALKTLDLEKIKQEGLGIDFDRLREEGTRALAPEDYYRLKTYGICSQKHPGYFMLRIRIPGGTVTHTQLMGLADLAEVHGRGWGHLTVRQSMELHWIRVEDSLEIFEKLETIGLSTRSACGHTLRNVMACPHGGVASDGLFDVQPWAQRITDYFVKRSDLINPTMPNRLNVYFAGCRACASDAAINDIGFVAVERRTEGGDRHLGFELWVGGSLGAHPMLGFKLKEFLSPPDALTACQAIFAIHTKFGNRNKAKSRLKYLIEQWGREKFIEMFEKVFLEKQNLPENREVPLPSLADPGRRPPLWKRIGNRLNPVSIPASPGIAPQRQPGYLRLTVAVPLGELRAEQLRAVSRIARRHGNGIVHFTKDQNLAFHWIPVRKIGRAVQALKAAGLSLKGKESGPALLACPGTEFCTLAVTNSQGAARDLLRFRPEAPEKAALFQSISIHLSGCPNSCAKHQVADIGLAGTMTPVGELRRFSYQLFLGGQVEGGVRLGAMVRKGITEEMVVPTVDALLGIVATDRLAGESFQETVLRLGADQVASLLEKEIGPLAPELSDAITMIPDLIEAR from the coding sequence ATGACAAATCAATCTAAACTGCGGGTGGTGGTGATCGGAAACGGGATGGCGGGGATCGCCGCGGTGGAGGCGCTCCTGAAAACCGGCACCCCCCTTTCGATCACCCTCTTCGGCGATGAGCCGCAGACCCACTACAATCGGATTCTCCTCTCCGATCTCCTCGCCGGAAAAACCGAGGCGGAGCGGATCTTCACCCGGCCGCGAAACTGGTATGCCGAGCGGGGGATTCATGCCCAACTCGGCCTTGCGATCTCCGCCGTCGACCCGGCGGCCAAGTATGTGACGAATGCGGACGGCGGCGCCACCCCTTACGACGCGCTCATCCTCGCCGTCGGCGGGGTCCCTTTCGTCCCGCCGATTCCGGGCCGGGAGAAGAAGGGGGTCATTCTTTTTCGAACGCTGGAAGAGACGGAGCGGATCGTCGCCGCGGCCCGGTCGAGCCGGCGCGCCGTCGTGATCGGCGGGGGGCTGCTCGGCTTGGAGGCGGCGCGGGGGCTGATCAACTACGGGGTGTCGGTCACCGTCGCCCATCTCGGCGACCGGCTGATGGAGCAGCAGCTCGACCCGGCCGGGGCCTCTCTCTTGAAAAGGGAGCTCGAACGGATGGGCATCCGGGTCCTGCTCAAAACCACCGCGGAGGCGATTCTTGGAGAAGAGCAGGTCGCCGGCGTTCGCCTCACCTCCGGAGAGGATCTCCCCGCCGGGATGGCGCTGATCTGCACCGGCATCCGGCCGAACCTGACCCTCGCCCGGCAGATCGGATTGAGGACGAATAGGGGAATTCTCGTCGACGATCGAATGGAGACGAGCCTCCCCGGGATCTTCGCCGTCGGGGATGTCATCGAGCATCGGGAGAAAACCTATGGGCTGATCGCGCCGTTGAAAGAACAGGGGGAGGTCCTCGCCGATGTTTTGACCGGGAAAGATCAGCGGCGTTATGGCGGGACCCTCTGTGCCACGACCCTGAAGGTCGCCGGGATTCATCTCACCTCCGCCGGCGATTTTATCGGAGGACGGGGGGCGGAGGAGCTGATCTTCGTCGACACGGAAAAGGCGATCTACAAAAAATGTGTGATCCGCCAGAACCGGCTGGCGGGGATGATCCTCCTCGGCGACAACAAAGACAGTCCCCGGCTCTTTAACCTGATCCAGAAGGGGGAAGACATCGGCGAGATCAAATCGTCGCTCCTCGGAAATGTCTCGGTCGAAGGGGGAGCGGGGGCCGCGAGCGGCGTGGCGGCGCTGCGGGAGACCGACCTGGTCTGCAACTGCAACAGCGTCACCAAGGGGACGATCCTCGCCGCCATCCGGGAGAAGGGGCTGAAGACACGTGACGAAGTGGCCGCCTGCACACAGGCGACGACCGGCTGCGGAAGTTGCAGTCAATTGGTGGAAGATCTTCTCGGCGAAGCGACAAAGGCGCCGGCCAAGACGCCTGCAACGGCGATCGTTGCGGAGAAGTCCCCCACAAAAACAGGACCGGGGGCGCTCAAGACGCTCGACCTGGAGAAGATCAAACAAGAGGGGTTGGGGATCGATTTTGACCGGCTGCGGGAGGAGGGGACCCGCGCGTTGGCGCCTGAAGACTACTACCGTCTGAAGACCTACGGCATCTGCAGCCAGAAACATCCCGGCTACTTCATGCTCCGGATCCGCATCCCGGGAGGGACGGTCACGCATACGCAGCTGATGGGACTGGCCGACCTCGCCGAGGTCCACGGCCGGGGATGGGGACACCTCACCGTCCGCCAGAGCATGGAGCTGCATTGGATCCGCGTGGAAGATTCGTTGGAGATCTTCGAGAAACTGGAGACGATCGGTCTTTCGACCCGCTCCGCCTGCGGCCACACGTTGCGGAACGTCATGGCCTGCCCGCACGGGGGGGTGGCGTCCGACGGCCTCTTCGATGTCCAGCCCTGGGCGCAGCGGATCACCGATTATTTCGTGAAGCGGTCGGACCTGATCAACCCGACGATGCCGAACCGCCTGAATGTCTATTTTGCCGGATGCCGGGCGTGCGCCTCCGATGCCGCGATCAACGACATCGGGTTCGTCGCGGTCGAGCGTAGAACCGAGGGAGGGGATCGGCATCTCGGTTTCGAGCTCTGGGTTGGAGGAAGCTTGGGGGCCCATCCGATGCTCGGATTCAAGCTGAAGGAGTTTCTCTCCCCGCCCGATGCGCTGACCGCCTGTCAGGCGATCTTCGCGATTCACACCAAGTTCGGCAACCGAAACAAAGCGAAGTCGCGGCTGAAATATCTGATCGAGCAGTGGGGCCGGGAGAAATTTATCGAGATGTTCGAGAAGGTCTTCCTGGAGAAACAGAATCTTCCCGAGAACCGGGAGGTCCCCCTCCCTTCTTTGGCCGACCCGGGACGGCGACCCCCTCTCTGGAAGCGAATCGGAAACCGCCTCAATCCGGTTTCGATCCCGGCCTCTCCCGGCATCGCGCCGCAGCGGCAGCCGGGCTATCTCCGTCTGACCGTCGCCGTTCCGCTCGGCGAGCTGCGCGCGGAGCAGCTCCGAGCCGTCAGCCGGATTGCGCGGCGGCATGGAAACGGGATCGTCCACTTCACGAAAGACCAAAATCTCGCCTTCCACTGGATTCCGGTCCGGAAGATCGGCCGGGCCGTTCAGGCCTTGAAAGCGGCCGGCTTGTCGCTCAAAGGAAAAGAGAGCGGCCCCGCGCTGCTGGCCTGTCCCGGCACCGAGTTCTGCACCCTCGCCGTGACCAATTCGCAGGGGGCGGCGCGCGATCTATTGCGCTTCCGTCCGGAAGCGCCGGAGAAGGCGGCCCTCTTTCAATCGATCTCGATTCACCTCTCCGGCTGCCCCAACAGCTGCGCCAAACATCAGGTCGCCGACATCGGCCTCGCCGGAACGATGACGCCGGTCGGCGAGCTGCGGCGGTTTTCTTATCAGCTCTTCCTCGGCGGCCAGGTCGAGGGGGGGGTTCGCTTGGGGGCGATGGTCCGAAAAGGGATTACCGAAGAGATGGTCGTGCCGACCGTCGACGCGCTGCTCGGAATCGTCGCGACCGATCGTCTTGCGGGCGAATCGTTTCAGGAGACCGTCCTGCGGCTCGGCGCCGACCAGGTCGCATCACTTCTCGAAAAAGAGATCGGCCCCTTGGCGCCCGAATTGTCGGATGCGATCACGATGATTCCCGATTTGATCGAAGCACGATAA
- a CDS encoding P-II family nitrogen regulator: MKMVQAMVRPEKEGEVIAGLEKAGFISLTRQAVFGRGRQRGIQVGPVRYEELPKVWLMLVVEAEEVDRVVDTIKIAARTGNPGDGKIFVSTLAEARSIHPST, from the coding sequence ATGAAGATGGTTCAAGCGATGGTCCGTCCGGAGAAAGAAGGGGAGGTGATCGCCGGGCTGGAGAAGGCCGGCTTCATCTCCCTGACGCGACAGGCGGTTTTCGGCCGGGGACGGCAGCGCGGCATTCAGGTCGGCCCCGTTCGTTATGAAGAGCTTCCCAAAGTTTGGCTGATGCTCGTGGTGGAAGCGGAGGAGGTCGATCGGGTCGTCGATACGATTAAAATCGCGGCCCGGACCGGAAATCCGGGCGACGGGAAGATTTTTGTCTCCACCTTGGCCGAGGCCCGCTCGATACATCCGTCCACCTGA
- a CDS encoding PQQ-dependent sugar dehydrogenase: protein MISLGRGFSFLIFGLWLVFPASCNSSSSKSTSSTIGGGTSGAPAIRLESIATGLSEPIGLFHAGDGSGRLFIIEQAGTIRILQNGTVGQTPFLDIRDRVSAGGERGLLGLAFHPKFEENGRFFVNYTSPTGGLHTVISEFKVGGGAADPGSERILLTIPQPFGNHNGGNIVFGPDGFLYIGMGDGGSGNDPQGNGQNLGTLLGKMLRIDVDQKAGGKEYAIPPDNPFLGTAGAAPENWAYGLRNPWRFSFDSQTGLLYAGDVGQSAREEIHVIRKGGNNGWNPMEGTICTPGVNPDCDKSGYDLPIIDYPRSEGTTVVGGYVYRGSAIPNLPGAYLYGDFGSGRLWMLRYDGSVVSDQRLLLETGKSISSFGEDEQRELYLTDYGGEIFRIVSGQAT from the coding sequence ATGATCTCTTTAGGAAGGGGCTTCTCTTTTTTGATCTTCGGTCTTTGGCTCGTCTTCCCCGCCTCCTGCAATTCCTCTTCTTCTAAAAGTACCTCGTCTACGATCGGAGGAGGGACCTCCGGCGCGCCGGCGATTCGGCTCGAATCGATCGCGACCGGGCTCAGCGAGCCGATCGGGCTCTTTCACGCCGGCGACGGGAGCGGGCGGCTCTTTATTATCGAGCAGGCGGGGACGATTCGAATTTTGCAAAACGGAACGGTCGGCCAGACCCCCTTTCTCGATATTCGAGATCGCGTCAGCGCGGGGGGGGAAAGAGGGCTGCTCGGGTTGGCCTTTCACCCCAAGTTTGAAGAGAACGGCCGCTTCTTCGTCAATTACACCTCCCCCACCGGGGGACTGCACACGGTGATCTCCGAGTTCAAGGTCGGGGGAGGGGCGGCTGATCCGGGGAGCGAGCGGATTCTCCTCACGATTCCCCAGCCGTTTGGCAACCACAATGGAGGGAATATCGTCTTCGGCCCCGACGGGTTTCTTTATATCGGAATGGGGGACGGCGGATCGGGAAACGATCCGCAGGGGAATGGCCAGAATCTCGGCACCCTCCTCGGAAAGATGCTCCGGATCGATGTCGATCAAAAGGCCGGTGGAAAGGAGTATGCGATTCCCCCCGACAATCCTTTCCTCGGAACGGCCGGCGCCGCGCCGGAGAACTGGGCCTACGGCCTTCGGAATCCCTGGCGTTTCTCCTTCGATTCTCAAACCGGTCTCCTCTATGCCGGCGACGTCGGCCAGAGCGCGCGCGAGGAGATACATGTCATCCGAAAAGGGGGGAACAACGGCTGGAATCCGATGGAGGGGACGATCTGCACGCCGGGGGTGAATCCCGACTGCGATAAAAGCGGCTACGATCTTCCGATCATCGATTATCCCCGCTCGGAAGGGACCACGGTCGTCGGCGGATATGTCTATCGCGGAAGCGCGATCCCCAACCTGCCGGGGGCCTACCTCTACGGCGATTTCGGAAGCGGCCGGCTCTGGATGCTTCGATACGATGGAAGCGTGGTCTCCGACCAGCGGCTGCTGCTGGAAACCGGAAAGAGCATCAGCTCCTTCGGCGAAGATGAGCAGCGGGAACTTTATCTGACCGACTATGGCGGGGAAATTTTCAGGATCGTTTCCGGACAGGCGACTTGA
- a CDS encoding DEAD/DEAH box helicase, with amino-acid sequence MKFEKFQISEAIKKNLDQLGFVRTTDIQYKAIPSILSGEDVLAIAQTGTGKTAAFAIPIVHKIDSEKRSKRSTGIRCIVLVPTHELALQICGVFTSLAKQTKVKAYAVYGGVAQDPQIQKLQDGIDILIATPGRMFDLISQGYIQLNAVEILVLDEADLMLDLGFIGDIQSIKKKLTRRHQTLFFSATINKVIKKLAYSQVKNSAIRIQISPENLVSKNVAHYVLFVEMDDKRFFLERFIADHPESRIIVFVRTRVRAERVAKAMARVGIETFTIHGEKDQQARSDVMNRFKAGECRILIATDITARGIDIPDVHYVVNYDLPELAENYVHRVGRTGRGFKKGEALSFCSREEKPRLEEIQQFLEKEIEVIQVGKTEYAHTLKYPTEQTLEELIKEIKDWEAGRKKKKHIPQKAKKKK; translated from the coding sequence ATGAAGTTTGAAAAATTTCAGATTTCGGAAGCGATCAAAAAAAACCTGGACCAGCTCGGTTTTGTTCGAACGACCGACATCCAATATAAAGCGATTCCGTCGATTCTAAGCGGGGAAGACGTGCTCGCCATCGCGCAGACCGGGACAGGCAAAACCGCCGCTTTTGCCATTCCCATCGTGCACAAAATCGACAGCGAAAAAAGGAGTAAACGTTCCACCGGGATTCGATGCATTGTTCTCGTGCCGACGCATGAACTGGCTTTACAGATTTGCGGGGTGTTCACGAGTCTGGCCAAGCAGACCAAGGTCAAAGCCTACGCGGTGTACGGCGGGGTCGCGCAAGACCCGCAGATTCAAAAACTTCAGGACGGCATCGACATCTTAATCGCGACGCCCGGCCGAATGTTTGACCTTATCAGTCAAGGTTATATCCAGCTCAATGCGGTCGAGATCCTGGTGCTCGATGAGGCCGATTTGATGCTCGATTTGGGTTTTATCGGCGATATTCAATCCATTAAAAAGAAACTCACCCGAAGACACCAAACCCTTTTTTTCTCCGCCACCATCAACAAGGTAATAAAAAAACTGGCCTATTCCCAGGTGAAAAACAGCGCGATCCGTATTCAAATTTCTCCGGAAAACCTCGTTTCTAAAAACGTGGCGCACTACGTCCTGTTTGTCGAGATGGATGACAAGCGGTTTTTTCTGGAGCGCTTTATCGCGGATCATCCCGAAAGCAGAATCATCGTTTTTGTCCGGACACGGGTGCGGGCCGAACGGGTGGCGAAGGCCATGGCACGCGTGGGAATCGAGACCTTTACCATTCACGGCGAAAAAGACCAGCAGGCGCGTTCGGATGTCATGAACCGGTTTAAAGCAGGGGAATGCCGCATTCTCATCGCCACCGACATCACCGCGCGCGGTATTGATATCCCCGATGTGCATTACGTGGTGAATTATGATTTGCCGGAGTTGGCTGAGAACTATGTGCATCGGGTGGGCCGAACCGGGCGCGGCTTTAAAAAAGGGGAGGCGCTTTCCTTTTGTAGCCGGGAGGAGAAACCCCGCCTTGAGGAAATTCAACAATTTTTAGAAAAAGAAATCGAAGTCATCCAAGTCGGGAAAACAGAGTATGCCCATACCCTCAAATACCCTACAGAACAGACGCTGGAAGAGTTGATCAAAGAAATAAAAGACTGGGAAGCAGGCAGGAAAAAGAAAAAGCACATCCCTCAAAAGGCCAAAAAAAAGAAGTGA
- a CDS encoding Ig-like domain repeat protein yields MTEAESPDTRERGFPASKRRFLIASFPAPISLLFPVLLFWLLFRPAPSEGAGTFTAFEKTFSREEGEPILVESEFTVIDPEASYLLRISSNGLKDAPNEKVGASEILLNGVQIVGSSRFSQRETSFKKPVTLKEKNILQVKLKGKPGGEMTLRIEGTDRITPQLSIIAPKPRLLINDPRPTFILKYEDATAGVDRKSLRAVLNGKDIASLFELGETEGTYTPDRLPDDAYTFVASIGDFAENRAEARVTFHLDATPPETRLLPSDPPGGAGWYPASRLEASDPDGGSGLTELRYRIDSHPEVVIRPDADLLFSERRTLSAPLQADGKFNLFYYAVDRAGNQEAVQQRTLQIDGSPPQIKAHLSPPPNEFGWHRTDVTVGFEAADPLSGLASTTPPMRITTEGENQAAQGTAVDRAGNETKIAASIWIDKTPPTLSLDSVPEGAALAVKAVPLTFSFSDSLSQVRPDRLTVVLNRVDLSAVFRPQEGLATKTFAMADRKYLLIASIEDRAGNKTELTRQFTIDTTPPELTVAAAEGDRPIKATAARLAGKVIDATTSVRSLRVNEIEISLLTGGEFMVPFPLLNEGVNPLKIEAADEAGNVAIKEINLVRDTVGPEFSEMVPPPGSFSRQPTVTLSGRVRDFATGVVSLQINGAAIPLAPEKGGRFSVEVPLPTEGENPIEITAVDEAGHQTVYPLFSVVRDTAPPVIEVIQPLPGSSVPTTPATVTGQIVDAGPITTFSLNGRPIPLQENRFSTEIPLQDGENTLRFSATDAAGNKVEAQRTILLDPTAPELKITSPRPGQRIAAKTVDLVGRVVDPTSSISWVMINGTRIVPSETGDFATPFPLNMEGENRFDFIATDRAGNHASASLTVIRDTVPPDLQLVQPAEGRYTDEPTLPLTGTASDRGGSAVSLTVDHVSVPLKEGRFKTVVGLKEGENALQVTATDAAGNAKTLSRKVILDTRPPKITIDAPPPGAPISTSVIILSGTVTDAAPLRSVALNGNPVPVKGGAFKFPVVLSPGANTLVLSATDTAGNTGTVRWEVTLSEP; encoded by the coding sequence ATGACAGAGGCCGAATCCCCCGATACCAGGGAGAGAGGCTTTCCCGCTTCGAAACGCCGATTCCTCATCGCTTCCTTTCCCGCACCGATCTCTCTTTTGTTCCCTGTTCTTCTTTTCTGGCTTCTTTTCCGGCCGGCCCCCTCGGAAGGGGCAGGGACGTTTACCGCGTTCGAAAAGACCTTTTCTCGCGAGGAAGGGGAGCCGATCCTGGTTGAGAGCGAATTTACCGTGATCGATCCGGAAGCGTCCTACTTGCTGAGGATCTCAAGCAATGGACTGAAAGATGCCCCGAATGAAAAGGTCGGTGCCTCGGAGATTTTGCTGAACGGGGTCCAGATCGTCGGCTCCTCTCGGTTTAGCCAAAGAGAAACCTCCTTTAAAAAACCGGTCACACTCAAAGAAAAGAATATCCTCCAGGTGAAGCTCAAGGGGAAACCGGGGGGGGAGATGACGCTGCGGATCGAAGGAACCGATCGGATCACGCCCCAGCTGTCGATCATCGCGCCGAAGCCGCGGCTTCTCATCAACGATCCCCGGCCGACGTTTATCCTCAAATATGAAGACGCTACCGCCGGCGTTGATCGCAAGAGCCTTCGGGCCGTTCTGAATGGAAAAGATATTGCGTCTCTGTTTGAGCTGGGGGAGACGGAGGGGACCTATACCCCCGATCGTCTTCCGGACGATGCGTATACTTTTGTGGCATCGATCGGCGATTTCGCGGAAAACCGCGCCGAGGCGAGGGTGACCTTCCATCTCGATGCAACCCCGCCCGAAACCCGTCTGCTCCCGTCGGACCCGCCCGGCGGCGCAGGCTGGTATCCGGCTTCCCGCCTCGAAGCATCCGACCCGGACGGCGGCTCGGGGCTGACCGAGCTTCGTTATCGGATCGATTCCCATCCGGAGGTCGTCATCCGGCCCGATGCCGACCTTCTCTTCTCCGAGCGGCGCACCCTCTCGGCTCCCCTTCAAGCGGACGGAAAGTTCAACCTCTTTTATTATGCGGTCGACCGGGCCGGAAATCAGGAAGCGGTGCAGCAGCGGACCCTTCAGATCGACGGGAGCCCCCCGCAGATCAAGGCGCATCTCTCTCCACCGCCGAACGAATTCGGCTGGCATCGAACCGACGTGACCGTCGGTTTCGAGGCCGCCGATCCCCTTTCCGGCCTTGCCTCGACAACCCCCCCGATGCGGATCACCACGGAGGGGGAGAATCAGGCGGCGCAAGGGACCGCCGTCGATCGCGCCGGGAACGAGACGAAAATCGCGGCCTCGATCTGGATCGACAAAACCCCGCCGACCCTTTCTTTGGATTCCGTTCCGGAAGGGGCCGCACTCGCCGTGAAAGCGGTCCCCCTGACCTTTTCCTTCAGCGATTCCCTTTCGCAGGTTCGGCCCGACCGCTTGACGGTCGTCCTAAACCGGGTCGATCTCTCGGCGGTCTTCAGGCCGCAGGAGGGCCTGGCGACGAAGACCTTTGCGATGGCCGATCGAAAATATCTTCTGATCGCCTCGATCGAAGACCGGGCCGGGAACAAGACCGAGCTGACGCGCCAGTTTACCATCGACACGACCCCCCCCGAACTGACCGTCGCCGCAGCCGAGGGGGACCGGCCGATCAAAGCGACGGCGGCCCGCTTAGCCGGCAAAGTGATCGATGCAACGACGTCGGTCCGCTCCCTCCGGGTGAATGAAATCGAGATCTCCCTCTTGACCGGGGGGGAATTTATGGTTCCTTTTCCGCTCCTCAACGAAGGGGTAAATCCCTTAAAGATCGAAGCGGCCGATGAGGCGGGAAATGTCGCGATCAAAGAGATCAACCTGGTTCGGGATACCGTCGGTCCCGAATTCAGCGAGATGGTCCCCCCGCCGGGGTCGTTCAGCCGGCAGCCGACGGTCACCCTCTCCGGGAGGGTGCGGGATTTTGCGACCGGGGTCGTCTCGCTCCAAATCAATGGAGCGGCAATTCCGTTGGCCCCCGAAAAGGGAGGTCGCTTTTCCGTGGAGGTTCCCCTGCCGACAGAGGGGGAGAACCCGATTGAAATCACGGCCGTCGACGAGGCGGGCCATCAGACCGTCTACCCCCTTTTTTCCGTGGTCAGGGACACGGCGCCGCCGGTCATCGAGGTCATCCAGCCCCTTCCCGGATCGAGTGTTCCGACCACCCCGGCGACTGTCACCGGGCAGATCGTCGATGCCGGGCCGATCACGACCTTCTCCCTCAACGGCCGGCCCATCCCCCTTCAGGAGAACCGGTTCTCCACCGAGATACCGCTTCAGGACGGCGAGAACACCCTCCGTTTCTCGGCGACCGATGCGGCGGGAAACAAGGTCGAGGCGCAGCGGACGATCTTGCTTGACCCGACGGCGCCTGAATTGAAGATTACCTCTCCCAGACCGGGCCAGCGGATCGCGGCCAAAACGGTCGACCTCGTCGGCCGGGTGGTCGATCCGACCTCTTCGATCTCTTGGGTCATGATTAACGGAACCCGAATTGTGCCGAGCGAGACAGGGGACTTCGCCACCCCTTTTCCTTTAAACATGGAAGGGGAAAACCGGTTTGATTTTATCGCCACTGATCGGGCCGGCAATCACGCTTCGGCAAGCCTGACGGTCATCCGGGATACGGTGCCGCCCGATCTTCAGCTCGTGCAGCCTGCCGAAGGCCGTTATACCGACGAGCCGACCCTTCCGTTGACGGGGACCGCGTCGGACCGGGGGGGCTCGGCCGTTTCGCTCACAGTCGATCATGTCTCCGTTCCGCTGAAGGAGGGCCGGTTCAAAACGGTCGTCGGGCTGAAAGAAGGGGAGAATGCCCTCCAGGTCACCGCGACCGATGCGGCCGGCAACGCCAAAACGCTTTCACGAAAAGTGATCCTCGATACCCGTCCCCCGAAGATCACGATCGACGCTCCGCCGCCGGGCGCGCCGATTTCCACTTCGGTGATTATTCTCTCGGGAACCGTCACCGATGCCGCTCCGCTTCGCTCCGTCGCCCTCAACGGAAATCCCGTTCCGGTGAAAGGAGGCGCGTTTAAATTTCCGGTCGTTCTCTCTCCCGGCGCGAACACCCTGGTTCTCTCCGCGACCGATACCGCCGGGAATACCGGAACCGTCCGCTGGGAGGTCACCCTCTCCGAGCCCTGA
- a CDS encoding polymer-forming cytoskeletal protein, translating to MGSVFGNGKEENGKRGVEDIIIYMGKNVEIKGNVNFEGSGRIDGKVEGKITVKGSIIFGEGAVITSDVEGDTVVVGGKVTGKIVAHQKIQLLRTSVFTGDLMTPSLLIEDGAQFNGSCKMTSNHRSQEMYEAELMKTEEMAVR from the coding sequence ATGGGATCGGTGTTCGGAAATGGAAAAGAAGAGAACGGCAAGCGAGGGGTTGAAGATATCATCATCTATATGGGGAAGAACGTCGAGATCAAGGGGAACGTCAACTTTGAAGGATCGGGACGAATCGACGGAAAAGTTGAAGGGAAAATTACGGTAAAGGGAAGCATCATTTTTGGAGAAGGGGCTGTGATCACCTCCGATGTCGAGGGAGACACCGTGGTGGTCGGGGGAAAGGTGACCGGGAAGATTGTCGCCCATCAGAAGATCCAGCTGCTCCGGACCTCCGTCTTCACCGGAGATCTGATGACGCCGTCGCTCCTCATCGAAGACGGCGCCCAATTCAATGGAAGCTGTAAGATGACCAGCAACCATCGCTCCCAAGAGATGTATGAAGCGGAGCTGATGAAAACGGAGGAGATGGCCGTTCGCTAA
- the mnmA gene encoding tRNA 2-thiouridine(34) synthase MnmA — translation MNGTPKGRRVVVGMSGGIDSAVTAALLKEAGYEVIGVTLTLWKDEGEDEKRWQDRSCCKVGLARHVAKLLSIPHHVLDIQEEFRSEIIDDFCDAYLVGQTPNPCVRCNERMKFGRLLTVARDLGADLLATGHYARIRHRPERGRYSLLKGADLQKDQSYFLYRLNQEQLAATLFPLGEMHKEAVCKKAAALGLPYEEVLESQEVCFVTQKDYRAFLSEYRPESQAPGKIVTESGEVVGEHAGVAFYTIGQRRGLGVAAGERIYVTQLNPARREVVVGSEESLLKKEVLADRLVWGGEGCPEVPLRVQAKIRYRSPAGEATLVPFSEGRVRIRFDAPQRGVTPGQSVVFYRGEEVIGGGMILEAGPES, via the coding sequence TTGAACGGCACGCCAAAGGGAAGACGGGTGGTGGTCGGGATGAGCGGCGGGATCGATTCCGCCGTCACCGCCGCCCTGCTGAAAGAGGCCGGGTATGAGGTCATCGGCGTTACCCTGACCCTCTGGAAGGATGAGGGGGAAGACGAAAAGCGCTGGCAGGACCGCTCCTGTTGCAAAGTCGGGCTGGCCCGCCATGTGGCGAAGCTTCTCTCGATCCCGCATCATGTCCTCGACATCCAGGAAGAATTCCGCTCTGAAATCATCGACGATTTCTGCGACGCCTATCTCGTCGGCCAGACGCCGAACCCGTGTGTCCGCTGTAACGAACGGATGAAGTTCGGCCGTCTTCTCACGGTGGCGCGCGACCTGGGGGCCGACCTTCTTGCCACCGGCCATTATGCCCGGATCCGGCATCGACCCGAACGGGGCCGCTATTCCCTGCTGAAGGGGGCCGATCTTCAGAAGGATCAGAGCTACTTCCTCTATCGTCTCAATCAGGAACAACTTGCTGCAACCCTTTTCCCCCTGGGAGAAATGCACAAGGAAGCGGTCTGCAAGAAGGCAGCGGCGCTGGGCCTTCCGTATGAAGAGGTCTTGGAGAGCCAGGAAGTCTGTTTCGTCACGCAAAAAGACTATCGGGCGTTTCTCTCGGAATATCGTCCCGAATCGCAGGCCCCCGGAAAGATCGTCACCGAGTCGGGGGAGGTGGTCGGAGAACATGCCGGCGTCGCCTTCTACACGATCGGCCAGCGCCGGGGTCTCGGCGTCGCAGCGGGGGAGCGGATTTATGTCACGCAGCTCAATCCGGCGCGGCGCGAAGTGGTGGTCGGGTCGGAGGAGTCGCTTTTGAAGAAAGAGGTGCTGGCCGATCGTCTTGTCTGGGGAGGAGAGGGTTGTCCGGAAGTCCCCCTTCGGGTTCAGGCGAAGATCCGCTATCGGTCTCCGGCCGGGGAGGCGACGCTGGTTCCGTTTTCAGAGGGCCGGGTCCGGATTCGGTTCGATGCGCCGCAGCGCGGGGTCACCCCGGGGCAATCGGTCGTCTTCTATCGGGGGGAGGAAGTGATCGGCGGCGGGATGATCCTGGAGGCCGGGCCGGAATCGTGA